A genome region from Rhodothermales bacterium includes the following:
- a CDS encoding GNAT family N-acetyltransferase: MSFDYQPTLKGALVELRPLGSQDYEELHAAAADPLIWEQHPVPNRHEEPVFKAFFRDSLASGGALVATDITSQRIIGSSRFHGYNEERSEVEIGWTFLSRAYWGGIYNREIKRLMLGHAFRFVHRVVFLVGLQNVRSQRAVERIGATRAGARPDDGGHESYVYQITPAAFEDQTGFEFP; this comes from the coding sequence ATGTCATTCGATTATCAGCCGACCCTGAAAGGCGCGCTCGTAGAACTGAGGCCCCTCGGCAGTCAAGACTACGAGGAGCTCCACGCAGCAGCTGCCGATCCACTCATCTGGGAACAACACCCGGTCCCCAATCGCCACGAAGAACCAGTCTTCAAGGCATTCTTCAGAGACTCCCTCGCATCCGGCGGTGCTCTGGTCGCCACCGACATCACTAGTCAGCGAATCATCGGGTCTTCGCGATTCCATGGCTACAATGAGGAACGGAGCGAGGTTGAAATCGGCTGGACATTCCTTTCGCGAGCTTACTGGGGCGGCATCTACAACCGTGAGATCAAACGACTCATGTTGGGACATGCTTTCCGTTTCGTTCACCGCGTTGTCTTTCTTGTTGGCCTCCAGAACGTCCGGTCACAGCGAGCCGTAGAAAGGATTGGTGCCACTCGAGCAGGTGCGAGACCTGACGACGGTGGTCATGAAAGCTATGTGTATCAAATCACTCCCGCAGCCTTCGAAGACCAGACTGGCTTCGAATTTCCTTGA